The sequence TGATTCATGGTGGGAATTAATCGAATCACCATAGGTTCTGTTCACTCTTGCCGCCCTCGGAGACTCTGTAGTTGATAGTGTGTTCTTTGGCTCTCCTTGCTTTACGACTTTTACACGTTGTGGTGTGGTAGGCTGCTGCTTGCTCAAATTGGGAACAATTCAATCCCGCAAGCAAAAATTTTGGAGGTTCTTTGCCACTTCCGTCTCAGGATTTAGTATATACTTCACTCAGACGCTACTACCTTTTTCCTTTATTCCCCCCTTTCTTCTAGGTTTTATGGGCTTCATGGTTCATCAGTTTCTTCTATTTTGTATGTTCCATTGTTTTTGTATCTTTCCTTCTTGCAAGTTTTAGTTCACAGAATTTTTGGGTTTTCCAATGAAGAGTAGGTGCATATTAGTcagcaatttttttatgaaagctCTCATTGGTGTTTTCATCTCTTCTGTTGAATGCAGTGGGCTCATTAGTTGGAGTCTTCATCGGCGCGTTCATGGGGATGTCCACGGAAAGCGGCATGCTACGAGGCGCAGGCGTCGGGGCGGTCTCCGGCGCGGTCTTCTCCATCGAGGCCGTCGAATCGTGCATCGAAATCTGGAGATCAAGTGAATCAGGAAAATACAGCATTATCTTCGTGGTGAGTGTGCAAGAATCCAAGACCCAACCTTCCCTTTTTACTTTTGTGTGTTGAGAAAGGTGAGAGATCATTTTCACACAACTACTCTAGCGTGTGCATACATCACTTTGATGTAAGCTTGACATTTGCATGTGAGAAAAATATGTGCTTTACTACTAATAATTGCTGAGAAATGAAGAAAGCAAGGAAATTTTACTCGTAAGTCGTAAAGCAAATGTTTTGGactttattatctatagtaTGTCACAATTTCTTGTGTGCGCAAATACAATAGCAGCAGGTGATGAGTGTAGTTGATTTTTATTTGCTCTGATGTACTCTGTCGGTTGTTTCAGCTTGACATCATCTCTAGCCTCTTCAGTGGAAGGATTGTGTGGGAGAAGGTCAGCCCAGCACTGCAGCGCGCGGTGCAGAGTCAGGTATGCAGCTCTTCCTTTGAGCTTTCATAATGTTCGATCGAGTAAGAAACCATTACTCTCTTATGGCTCAAATAATAGTTTGCACTGCTAGCTATTCAGTTTTTAGGGGGTTAGATGGTTTTAAtgtatgaaaagaaaatatttttaaacacTACAATTAATAAGTATGGAAATGATTTTAGGGGAGAATGATGCCCCATACTGCAACAGGAAGACCTCTATAGCAACTGGAATATCAAGAATAGCATTTTAATGCTAAAGACATCAACCCCTAGAGACATCTAATGGCTTCCTGTGGACATGTGACAGAAAGCATTACTCCATCCCATATATAATGTATGGATGGTCAAGTAGTACTTGGGAACACTGAGAGTACAACTAATATAGGGTTGTGTAACCTGGCCTGGTAGGAACCTTGTTAAAAGCGTTCGGAATTTTGAAACTGAACTATCCAATAAAGGTAACAAGACAAGGAACCATAACTTAAAACATATATTAAAAGGTGTTATGCATGAATTTTAATGCTGTAAGTAAGTatggtgtaatttttttttaaaaaaatgaaaacaaaaaactTAATACATATACTATTTCCGTCCATAAAAGAGCGTATTTTTTGCTATGAACCTGGATTTATGAATGAATACAACCTCCCAACATCCAAGACCTAcacataagatttttttttattggaccAGGTGGTGTTTCCTTCTGTCCACATACCCTTGTCAGATTTTATAGGGCAGGATATTTATCCATTATATGCAAAACTCAATTGCCGGAAGCAACAACTTTTTAGGCATGATAAGCATATAATTGCATTTCGTTGATTTAACTTTGCAAGGTTCTATGCGATTGCAACAGGGTCTATGTATAATTCTAAGTCTGATTCATTATTCTCTCTAATGCAGATGAGTCTACTGAGTACACCATTCATTGACAACAATGACCTTTTTGAAACCGGAAATACAGGAGGCATGTCAAGAGATCTAATTAACAGAATCCCAAAGACCACATTCAGCGCTGCAACCAATCCTGATCAGGAAACTGATAACTGTTGTGCAGTTTGCCTTCAGGTTAGTGTGAACCTAGAATGCTGCATTCTAACCACAGATGCTAAACAGATTAGTTTCTTGTACTGACGCACCATAACTTCTGATTGCCAGGATTTTGGAGCATCGCAATTTGTTCGGGTCCTGCCTCATTGCCAGCACACATTCCACGCACGATGCATCGACAACTGGCTTTTCAGGCACGCATCATGCCCGCTATGCAGGGCTGGTGTGCATATAGACCATATACATATGTAAAATAGAACTCGCAGCGCACCTGGTGTATTTTCAGTCGAATACCCGTGCCCGCGGTCCGTATCATAAGTATAGTCTTGTACACATAGGAGGCCTTTTTTTCTTCCCAGTCTTTGTGTGGAGCTATGTTCCAGCCGCACGTTTTTTTGTTACAGCAATAACAAGTTATGTACTAATGTACATTCtgaaaaaaagaactaaactAACAGTCTCTGAATTATGGCTGTGTACTGGAGCCTCAAGAACTCTGGTGTGTGCATTCTGAGAATGAACTAACAATCTCTCTGAATTTGATCTGTTTTTCTTTGCTGTTAGCTGCTGACAATGACTGGCTTTAGGTAATTGTTTGCTACTTTGCAACTGCTGCAAGGACGGGCAAAGAGTCAATTGCAGTGCAATTGCAGAAGGTTGGTGTTCATGGCCGAAACTCTAGCTATTGTCTGTTTCCTAATAGAGCATTACGTTTCAAATCAGCTACTACCGCATCATTAAATTAATCTTGAGATTTAGATGGTCAAAAGCTTCACCATGAAGAAGCCGAGAAAGGAGATGGAAAAATCTGAGGCTGACAGCACAGTCCTGT is a genomic window of Oryza glaberrima chromosome 7, OglaRS2, whole genome shotgun sequence containing:
- the LOC127778438 gene encoding NEP1-interacting protein 2-like isoform X2; translated protein: MGFMVHQFLLFLGSLVGVFIGAFMGMSTESGMLRGAGVGAVSGAVFSIEAVESCIEIWRSSESGKYSIIFVLDIISSLFSGRIVWEKVSPALQRAVQSQMSLLSTPFIDNNDLFETGNTGGMSRDLINRIPKTTFSAATNPDQETDNCCAVCLQDFGASQFVRVLPHCQHTFHARCIDNWLFRHASCPLCRAGVHIDHIHM
- the LOC127778438 gene encoding NEP1-interacting protein-like 1 isoform X1: MDYSAMPSPSPSSSAAAAAAAASGCCLDRLWRACGGCGAAAASAAGWTVCALLTCVFAVVGSLVGVFIGAFMGMSTESGMLRGAGVGAVSGAVFSIEAVESCIEIWRSSESGKYSIIFVLDIISSLFSGRIVWEKVSPALQRAVQSQMSLLSTPFIDNNDLFETGNTGGMSRDLINRIPKTTFSAATNPDQETDNCCAVCLQDFGASQFVRVLPHCQHTFHARCIDNWLFRHASCPLCRAGVHIDHIHM